CTTTTCTTTATCGGGATTGAGAAATCGGCTATGCTGGCCATCTTCATCTATAAAAATCCAAAATGAAGAGGAGTCTAATATGTCCCATCCCAGTCCGAGCCCCGAAAGAAGAAAGGCGCTTGAGCTTGCTGTCAGCCATATCAAAAAGCAGTTTGGCGACGGTTCGATCATGTCCCTTGGAAACAGGCAAGCACAGCGTGGCGTCGAGGTCATTCCGACAGGTTCTCTCGCCCTTGATGTCGCGCTTGGCATCGGAGGCGTACCAAGAGGGCGTATCGTAGAGATTTATGGCCCTGAATCCTCGGGTAAATCGACGCTTGCGACGCACATCGTTGCCAACGCGCAAAAAGCCGGCGGCCTTGCTGCCTATATCGATGCCGAGCATGCTCTTGACCCCGCCTATGCCGCCAAGATCGGCGTTAACCTAGACGACCTGATGATTTCCCAGCCCGATTGCGGCGAGGAAGCGTTGAACATCGCTGAGATGCTGGCCAGGTCGAATGCTGTGGATGTGATCGTCATCGACTCCGTTGCAGCTCTTGTTCCCAAGTCGGAACTCGAAGGCGAGATCGGCGACAGCTTTGTCGGTCTTCAGGCCAGAATGATGTCTCAGGCGTTGAGGAAGCTGACAGCGACGCTGGCGCGAAGCAACACCTGCGCCATCTTCATCAACCAGATCCGTGAAAAGATAGGCGTGATGTATGGCAACCCCGAGACGACAACGGGCGGCCGGGCGCTGAAGTTCTACTCTTCTGTCAGACTCGATATCCGCCGAACCGGTTCGATCAAGAGCAACGACAACCGCGAAATCGGCAGCCGCGTGAAGGTGAAGGTAGCAAAGAACAAAATGGCGGCGCC
This genomic stretch from Estrella lausannensis harbors:
- the recA gene encoding recombinase RecA is translated as MSHPSPSPERRKALELAVSHIKKQFGDGSIMSLGNRQAQRGVEVIPTGSLALDVALGIGGVPRGRIVEIYGPESSGKSTLATHIVANAQKAGGLAAYIDAEHALDPAYAAKIGVNLDDLMISQPDCGEEALNIAEMLARSNAVDVIVIDSVAALVPKSELEGEIGDSFVGLQARMMSQALRKLTATLARSNTCAIFINQIREKIGVMYGNPETTTGGRALKFYSSVRLDIRRTGSIKSNDNREIGSRVKVKVAKNKMAAPFSIAEFDILFDEGISRTGSAIDLAVDFGIVEKKGAWFAYGGERLGQGREAAREVLKSTPKMLEEIEQRVLDKLKNKGIATAAAPTDSEEAPQPAASTRSKKEAASV